A segment of the Zonotrichia albicollis isolate bZonAlb1 chromosome Z, bZonAlb1.hap1, whole genome shotgun sequence genome:
CCTTACATAGTGTTTtcatgttatttttcttttcccagaatGCCTAAATCAAAGGAACTTGTATCTTCAAGCTCATCTGCCAGTGATTCAGATAGTGAAGTTGACAAAAAGGTGAACAATACATACAATTCATTACTGTATTAACTCTTTTGTTTCAGGCTTGGGTTAAGGAATTAGGTGAACATTGTGCTGCAACAAGCATGTCGTTCTGTATAATTTATCAGACACTTTAAGAAACTTTCTCTCCCACTCACTTATCTCAACAACTGCAAcagcaaaaaccaaacaatccACCTTCCAAGTGTGGGTGGATTGCAtaattttttccctgaagaaaagtttttttttcagttgcacTTTGTTTTCTTCATGCCATTCCATATGATAATTGCAAATTCcctgtgattctttgctgctttgTGGCAAGCTTCTGAACACTTCTGTATCAACTGCTTTGGTGGGAAGAATTTGAACTTGAGAACATGCCTACAGCCACCCTCTGCCATTTTAATATATGAATTACTTCTCCATGACAAAAATCTGCACTTGCCCTGGCCTCCTTGTGTCACTTGCTTACTTGTTtgcatgggtttttttctctgctttattttcttttatttgctgTTACACCATCTGCTAGTTTCTCACTCAGAAGCTGAGCCAACCTGAGTGTCTTTGAGTGGATAAATTTTAAGATGATTGTTGTAAATGTATAAATCAAATGTTTCcgtttaatttaaatatttatttaagttAGAAGTTTGTGCGGATGTATCAGTCATGTTGAACAAAAGCAAAATGACTGTAGAAATCAAAgtgatttagaaaaaaaacagttaatttatctttttaaagaaatgatAGGTGGTAACACAGACACGAGGTGTTTTAATGTAGTACAGTACATCCAGAGATCTGGTCTCCTATTTTTACATGAGTAGAAATAGTAACTTTGTAGCTTCTTTGTGTAATCTGATTTACAGGTGATATGGTCTGAATGCTTTAAAATGTCGCATAATTTATCATGCTGTGGGCAACGGTTAGATGCTTAGTAAAAAAACTGGTCTCTGGTAGATGTGGTTTCCAGATTTTTTATTGTCTTATTAGTTAtcttaataaataatttttctggatTATTTACTATCTTATCTAGGTGTTCTTGTGttctttttttggtggttttttttttttttggaggcgTTGCAAGCTATGCTGTTCTATACTTTTTGTTCCATTTAGGGGAGAAGAGGGTGCCATTTCCATCagacttaatttttttattaaaactatTGAACTGACTGTGTTACTGTGCAAAAAGAGAAGGATTTTTGAAATGTATTTTGATgtgattaaattattttcaaagcCAAAGTGTTACTTCACTGAGAACAGAATCAGGCTCATTTTGAAGTCTTTAAATTCCAGCCTAAATGTACAGTCTTGAATTCCTGTCTTCACAGCAAGAAGGTGATGAAGTGCATTGCTTGGTAGTAGGCTGTGATATACAGTGTAAACTTATCTATAGCATACAGAGTGATTGTGGctcatgcttttctttttttttgttttactccaAGGCAAAGCGGAAAAAGCAAGTAACTCCAGAAAAGActgtaaagaaacaaaagactGGTGAAAGTTCAAAAGGTGCAGCTTCTTCTAAGCAAAGCAGTAACAGAGATGAGAATATGTTTCAGGTAAAATTGATGACTCATAGAGCCTGGTTAAGGTAACATGTTACATCATATGCTGTATAAATTTTACGAGGTGATCTGAACTTTCTGACAGTGTAGTGCTTGGCCTCCTGGAATCCTTGGCTGAAGGGGATTAGGAGGCTGGGGTTCACATGAGGTGCTCAGAAAAGCCTGGTCTGGTTTCAACAAGAGTAAAAGAATCTGCGTTGTATCAATTGATCTAATTCTCATGACTTTGCTCCTGGTATCTGTGGGTAGTCATTTTGTCAGTAAATACAGCACTTGCTATCAGTATACTTGAAATATTAGATCAGGTTTTTCTCtacatggaaatatttttttaattagggCTCTTGAAAAATATGTTCTTGGAAACCAAAATGTGGACTCTTCGTTCCTATTTAACTAGGTCAAGGGCAGCTTGGCCTCCTGTGTTATTACAGCATCTTGGAATAAGTTTTGTTTGTTCCTTTATGTTATGATGTAGGATCTTATCACTGAACATCCATGAAGATAGTAACTTGTGGTATTGCCTGTTTTTAAGATTGGATGAATGTCTCTTTTTCAGCAGAAAGATGCATTTGTTAATTCAGGGTATTGCAGTTCCCAGGGCTAGCCAAGGCAGTAGCAGTGTGTGCTGAGGGTTGATACACAGCATGGAATTAGCTGTTTTGGGGATGTGGATCAAGATCTATTAAAGGTCTCTGACTAGCTGGCTGGAAAGGAACTGAAATTCTTGGGCCTTTGAGTCTCAAGTTTGTGAAAGGGTATGGGAAAGGTGCCTAGTGAGATGACTGAAGCACAGAGTAATGTAAATGAAATGGTTCTGGGCTGTAGCAGTGTGAAGTagtacaggggaagaaaagTCTGTTCTAGAGAGAAGACCTGCTTAACTGATACTGCCATGCAGAGCAGTTATTTTTAATGTCCAAGTTCTTACTTTCTCAGTTATGTTTAGAAGGGAAGAAGTTTAGAACTTTGCTTGAAGGCTGTGTCTGGACTTCTGTATTGAAGGAAGTGTATAATATTTTTAGTTCTGCTTGGACATGCTTTGAACCCTGTAGGAAAAATGAAATAGTGAATTTTACAACTTAGTAAGTGAACTGCAAGTAGAACTCTAAAGAATTGTGTATAAACTTAAAGCTATGTTTGTAGTAAGTTTAGAAATTCTAGTTGCTATGGTTGTCATATGTTCAGAAATTCCAGCCTTGGAGAAAACTTAAAAATTTTTAGTGCCCCTGATGCAAAAATGCGCCCAGATCCTTTCAAATAAAAGCGAAAGTATGCATGATCTGGTTTCTTGAAACCTCTTCGACCTAAGATAATAAAAAGTTACTAAAAACAGACAGTGGAGGATTCACATTACTCTGACAAGAACAAGGTTCTGCTGGTGTCGAGTAGAACACAGATCTTAAAATATCACCTTGACCTGAAATACCAGCATTACCCAGTCTGTGCCTGCCTTTGAAGTAAtcaacaataaaatattttgtagaCTACTCATTGTGTTGTGGTGAAGCATTGTCAGTTTTTGTAGTCTACATAAACTTCTGTGCAGTAACTAACATGCAGATGTTAAACTATAGAAGTAAAACTACAGTGGGTCTGAGGATACTCCCCCTTCTTCCCCCCCCTATCCAGGAGGGCATGCTTGTTAATTTTTTAGATCTAGTTTTGTTTGTTCTAGGCGTCTTAATGATACTAGAAACCTTTCTGGAGAGCTTCTTTCTCAAGGCAGTAAAATGATCTCTGATGTGGAAGTGACTTTGCAGTATAGCTTTACCAGAGGGGCTTAAGCTGATGGAAATCGGGCTGTAAAGCATTCATAGGATAGTCACAAGTTCTGTGGTGTCCATATTGTGTGTGGGAGTGGCTGCAAATGATGTGAAACCAAGAGTCTTCTTGTTCTATACCCTCAGGCTGTGTTCTTGAAGCACACAGATTCCCTTAATATAGAGCTCATTGTGACTTCTGTAGTTTTCATAAATATGTACATTTACATTTTTGTTGAAATTGttggtgtaatttttttttgcaagtaCTTACAAACATGGTTTTAATGTAAGGAGAAGACAATTTGTTCAGTGTAAGAGACAAGGTGTATTCTATGTATTTGCATGCCTTTGTTTTATTAGATTTTATAGGGTACCTGATATACTCTGGAACTTGATGAAGGATTTGTGTGCTGTTAGGATGCAGAAATTTATGTTACTCCCATGTGTGGTGTATTACTGGAGGCCCTAAGGACAGGCATAATTTGTGTTAACATGGAAGGGTTTAGCCTTGCTGCATTA
Coding sequences within it:
- the SUB1 gene encoding activated RNA polymerase II transcriptional coactivator p15: MPKSKELVSSSSSASDSDSEVDKKAKRKKQVTPEKTVKKQKTGESSKGAASSKQSSNRDENMFQIGKMRYVSVRDFKGKVLIDIREYWMDQEGEMKPGRKGISLNPEQWNQLKEQISDIDDAVRKL